One region of Carya illinoinensis cultivar Pawnee chromosome 8, C.illinoinensisPawnee_v1, whole genome shotgun sequence genomic DNA includes:
- the LOC122319327 gene encoding dormancy-associated protein homolog 3-like isoform X2 yields the protein MGLLDQLWDDTVAGPRPDSGLGKLRKNSVFSIRSGSGKESDGGNARSYGEDSTEEAMRVTRSIMIIKPPGYQNSSPPVSPAGSTPPVSPLSGGRDSFRFRRRSTSDAYEKASGEVRTRTPPSAPFDV from the exons ATGGGTCTACTGGACCAGCTGTGGGACGACACCGTCGCCGGTCCGCGGCCGGATAGCGGCCTCGGAAAACTCCGGAAGAACTCAGTCTTCTCCATCCGATCTGGTTCCGGCAAGG AATCTGATGGCGGGAACGCGAGATCGTACGGTGAGGACTCAACGGAGGAAGCGATGAGAGTTACGCGCAGTATCATGATAATAAAGCCACCCGGCTACCAAAACAGTTCGCCTCCGGTCTCGCCGGCCGGCTCTACACCTCCGGTGTCTCCTTTGTCCG GTGGTAGAGACTCCTTTCGATTTCGTCGAAGGTCGACTTCGGATGCTTATGAAAAGGCGAGCGGTGAAGTCCGAACCAGAACCCCTCCTTCTGCTCCTTTTGATGTGTGA
- the LOC122274654 gene encoding ATP-dependent DNA helicase PIF1-like — MDSKKQKPVIGWIVTANPFEGERYYLRILLNHIRGHLSFDHIKTVDGIIAPTFREAATLHGLLNLDIFVSKQGGLARLLCLSRLIVYDEAPMSRKESIETFDKMLRDINDPELPFGGKIVVFGRDFRQVLPVVRKDTRQEKINASLAASYLWPMMKKITLSENMRARLDLDFSEYLLQVGNGTSPITIEENIKVPSEMLIPYTNDLESLEDLIDAVFGDMNIYSDNLLQMSNRAILTSRNVYVDQINAILIERFPSEIIRYYTFDETIDSSEQSIMEDFLNTLTPNGLPPHELLLKKNCPIMLFRNIDPSKGLCNGTRLICRNFNRNVIDAKIAIGHYSGKRVFIPRILFLPNADENNGFSFNRTQLPIRLSFAMTINKLQGQILDFVGIYLSQPVFCHGQLYVALSRAKSSSSIKVLIRPISNDQSEESHTKNIVYGDLLKMAHST, encoded by the exons ATGGACTCCAAGAAGCAAAAACCTGTAATAGGGTGGATTGTTACAGCAAATCCATTTGAAGGTGAAAGATATTATCTGCGAATATTATTGAATCACATCAGAGGCCATTTATCATTTGATCATATCAAGACAGTTGATGGTATTATTGCACCAACATTTCGCGAGGCAGCTACTTTGCATGGGTTGTTAAATCTTGATATATT TGTCAGCAAACAGGGAGGTCTTGCCAGATTACTATGTCTTTCAAGATTAATTGTATATGATGAGGCACCTATGTCTAGAAAAGAATCTATTGAAACATTTGATAAAATGTTACGAGATATAAATGATCCAGAATTGCCATTTGGTGGAAAAATTGTAGTATTTGGTAGGGATTTTCGTCAAGTTCTTCCAGTTGTTCGTAAAGACACAAGACAAGAAAAAATTAATGCCAGCTTAGCTGCCTCTTATCTCTGGCCTATGATGAAAAAAATCACTTTAAGTGAAAATATGCGAGCAAGGTTAGATTTGGATTTCTCAGAATACTTGTTACAAGTCGGCAATGGAACATCACCAATTACTattgaagaaaatataaaagttcCCAGTGAAATGCTCATCCCTTATACCAATGATCTTGAGTCTTTGGAAGATTTGATTGATGCTGTTTTTGGAGATATGAACATTTATTCAGATAACCTTTTACAGATGAGCAATCGAGCTATATTAACATCGAGAAATGTTTACGTTGATCAAATTAATGCTATACTAATCGAAAGATTCCCTAGTGAAATTATACGTTATTACACTTTCGATGAAACAATAGATTCATCTGAACAAAGTATTATGGAAGACTTTCTAAATACATTGACACCGAATGGACTTCCACCCCATGaattattacttaaaaaaaattgtcctaTCATGTTGTTCAGAAACATTGATCCTTCTAAAGGCTTATGTAATGGAACACGTTTGATCTGTCGCAACTTCAATCGCAATGTCATTGATGCAAAAATTGCAATTGGTCACTACAGTGGAAAGAGAGTTTTCATACCAAGGATTCTATTCCTACCAAATGCAGATGAAAACAATGGATTTTCATTTAACAGAACACAGTTACCTATTAGACTAAGCTTCGCAATGACAATAAACAAATTACAAGGACAGATACtagattttgttggaatataccTGTCTCAACCTGTATTTTGTCATGGTCAATTATATGTGGCCTTATCAAGAGCAAAAAGTAGTAGCTCAATAAAAGTTCTTATAAGGCCAATATCAAATGATCAATCTGAAGAAAGCcacacaaaaaatattgtttatggAGATTTATTAAAAATGGCACATTCAACGTGA
- the LOC122319327 gene encoding dormancy-associated protein homolog 3-like isoform X1, whose protein sequence is MGLLDQLWDDTVAGPRPDSGLGKLRKNSVFSIRSGSGKESDGGNARSYGEDSTEEAMRVTRSIMIIKPPGYQNSSPPVSPAGSTPPVSPLSGGGRDSFRFRRRSTSDAYEKASGEVRTRTPPSAPFDV, encoded by the exons ATGGGTCTACTGGACCAGCTGTGGGACGACACCGTCGCCGGTCCGCGGCCGGATAGCGGCCTCGGAAAACTCCGGAAGAACTCAGTCTTCTCCATCCGATCTGGTTCCGGCAAGG AATCTGATGGCGGGAACGCGAGATCGTACGGTGAGGACTCAACGGAGGAAGCGATGAGAGTTACGCGCAGTATCATGATAATAAAGCCACCCGGCTACCAAAACAGTTCGCCTCCGGTCTCGCCGGCCGGCTCTACACCTCCGGTGTCTCCTTTGTCCG GAGGTGGTAGAGACTCCTTTCGATTTCGTCGAAGGTCGACTTCGGATGCTTATGAAAAGGCGAGCGGTGAAGTCCGAACCAGAACCCCTCCTTCTGCTCCTTTTGATGTGTGA
- the LOC122274655 gene encoding uncharacterized protein LOC122274655, with product MLSWNPTPCGKWKLNFDGTVLYSLHHYEVGAILRNEKGDMIMAMARKEDEIYAVDDIDALVALQGLQMIYHIGISYLILEGDSLIIMEAIHSNEEQQFSYSLLLRKISILLSSFQSIDVQHVGKQDSATFRAECSSESHQPKPGYRILNSQLSDPAF from the exons ATGCTGAGTTGGAATCCTACTCCATGTGGGAAATGGAAACTTAACTTCGATGGGACTGTACTCTATTCTTTACACCATTATGAGGTAGGTGCCATTTTGCGTAATGAAAAAGGGGATATGATTATGGCGATGGCTAGGAAGGAAGATGAGATTTATGCAGTGGATGACATTGATGCTCTTGTTGCCTTGCAAGGATTACAGATGATTTATCATATAGGTATTTCATATTTGATTCTTGAGGGGGATTCACTTATTATTATGGAGGCTATTCATTCCAATGAAGAACAACAGTTCAGTTATAGCCTTTTGCTAAGGAAGATATCGATTCTGTTATCTTCTTTCCAATCTATAGACGTTCAGCATGTTGGTAAACAAG ACTCTGCGACATTCCGTGCAGAGTGCTCCAGCGAAAGCCATCAG CCCAAGCCTGGATATCGAATCCTGAACAGTCAATTGTCTGATCCAGCTTTTTGA
- the LOC122318059 gene encoding 50S ribosomal protein L18-like: MVIPPPVRPPRITNYLKPYVLKMHFTNKYVSAQVIHAPTATVASAASSQEKTLRSSMDSTRDVAAAGKIGKILGERLLLKDIPAVAIHLKREQRYHGKVKAVIDSLREVGVKLL; encoded by the coding sequence ATGGTTATTCCTCCACCTGTTAGACCTCCAAGAATTACAAACTATCTAAAGCCTTATGTCCTGAAGATGCACTTTACAAACAAGTATGTGAGTGCCCAGGTGATACACGCACCAACGGCTACTGTTGCCTCTGCTGCAAGCTCACAAGAGAAGACATTGAGGTCAAGCATGGATTCTACTCGCGATGTGGCTGCTGCTGGAAAGATTGGAAAAATATTGGGGGAGCGCCTGCTGCTCAAAGACATCCCAGCTGTTGCTATTCACTTGAAGAGAGAACAGAGGTATCATGGTAAGGTCAAAGCTGTCATTGATTCTTTGAGGGAAGTTGGTGTCAAAttgctttaa